A genomic region of Equus caballus isolate H_3958 breed thoroughbred chromosome 1, TB-T2T, whole genome shotgun sequence contains the following coding sequences:
- the SFXN3 gene encoding sideroflexin-3 isoform X1, with protein sequence MGELPLDINIQEPRWDQSSFMGRARHFFTVTDPRNLLLSGAQLEASRNIVQNYRAGVVSPGLTEDQLWRAKYVYDSAFHPDTGEKVVLIGRMSAQVPMNMTITGCMLTFYRKTPTVVFWQWVNQSFNAVVNYSNRSGDAPITVRQLGTAYVSATTGAVATALGLKSLTKHLPPLVSRFVPFAAVAAANCINIPLMRQRELQVGIPVTDEAGQRLGHSVAAAKQGIFQVVVSRICMAIPAMAIPPVIMDTLEKKDFLKRRPWLGAPLQVGLVGFCLVFATPLCCALFPQRSSINVSRLEPELRSQIREQNPSLEVVYYNKGL encoded by the exons ATGGGTGAATTGCCCTTAGATATCAACATCCAGGAACCTCGCTGGGACCAAAGCAGTTTCATGGGCAGAGCCCGGCACTTCTTCACTGTTACCGATCCCCGAAATCTGCTGCTTTCTGGGGCACAGCTGGAAGCTTCCCGGAACATCGTGCAGAACTACAG GGCTGGCGTGGTGAGTCCAGGGCTCACCGAGGACCAGCTGTGGAGGGCCAAGTATGTGTACGACTCTGCCTTCCATCCGGACACAGGGGAGAAGGTGGTCCTGATTGGCCGCATGTCAGCCCAGGTGCCCATGAACATGACCATCACTGGCTGCATGCTCACCTTCTACAG GAAGACCCCAACCGTGGTGTTCTGGCAGTGGGTGAATCAGTCCTTCAATGCCGTCGTTAACTATTCCAACCGCAGTGGCGATGCTCCCATCACTGTGAG GCAGCTGGGAACAGCTTATGTGAGTGCCACCACTGGGGCTGTGGCCACGGCCCTGGGCCTCAAATCCCTCACCAAG CACCTGCCCCCGCTGGTCAGCAGATTTGTGCCCTTTGCAGCTGTGGCAGCTGCCAACTGCATAAACATCCCTCTAATGAGGCAGAG ggAGCTGCAGGTGGGCATCCCAGTGACTGATGAGGCGGGTCAGAGGCTTGGCCACTCGGTGGCTGCAGCTAAGCAGGGAATCTTCCAGGTGGTGGTATCAAGAATCTGCATGGCGATTCCTGCCATGG cCATTCCCCCCGTGATCATGGACACTCTGGAGAAGAAAGACTTTCTGAAG CGCCGCCCCTGGCTGGGGGCACCCCTGCAGGTGGGGCTGGTGGGCTTCTG CCTGGTATTTGCCACCCCCCTGTGCTGTGCCCTGTTTCCCCAGAGAAG CTCCATAAATGTGAGCAGGCTGGAGCCGGAGCTGAGAAGTCAGATCCGTGAGCAGAACCCCAGCCTCGAAGTGGTTTACTACAACAAGGGGCTCTGA
- the SFXN3 gene encoding sideroflexin-3 isoform X2 yields MGELPLDINIQEPRWDQSSFMGRARHFFTVTDPRNLLLSGAQLEASRNIVQNYRAGVVSPGLTEDQLWRAKYVYDSAFHPDTGEKVVLIGRMSAQVPMNMTITGCMLTFYRQTPTVVFWQWVNQSFNAVVNYSNRSGDAPITVRQLGTAYVSATTGAVATALGLKSLTKHLPPLVSRFVPFAAVAAANCINIPLMRQRELQVGIPVTDEAGQRLGHSVAAAKQGIFQVVVSRICMAIPAMAIPPVIMDTLEKKDFLKRRPWLGAPLQVGLVGFCLVFATPLCCALFPQRSSINVSRLEPELRSQIREQNPSLEVVYYNKGL; encoded by the exons ATGGGTGAATTGCCCTTAGATATCAACATCCAGGAACCTCGCTGGGACCAAAGCAGTTTCATGGGCAGAGCCCGGCACTTCTTCACTGTTACCGATCCCCGAAATCTGCTGCTTTCTGGGGCACAGCTGGAAGCTTCCCGGAACATCGTGCAGAACTACAG GGCTGGCGTGGTGAGTCCAGGGCTCACCGAGGACCAGCTGTGGAGGGCCAAGTATGTGTACGACTCTGCCTTCCATCCGGACACAGGGGAGAAGGTGGTCCTGATTGGCCGCATGTCAGCCCAGGTGCCCATGAACATGACCATCACTGGCTGCATGCTCACCTTCTACAGGCAG ACCCCAACCGTGGTGTTCTGGCAGTGGGTGAATCAGTCCTTCAATGCCGTCGTTAACTATTCCAACCGCAGTGGCGATGCTCCCATCACTGTGAG GCAGCTGGGAACAGCTTATGTGAGTGCCACCACTGGGGCTGTGGCCACGGCCCTGGGCCTCAAATCCCTCACCAAG CACCTGCCCCCGCTGGTCAGCAGATTTGTGCCCTTTGCAGCTGTGGCAGCTGCCAACTGCATAAACATCCCTCTAATGAGGCAGAG ggAGCTGCAGGTGGGCATCCCAGTGACTGATGAGGCGGGTCAGAGGCTTGGCCACTCGGTGGCTGCAGCTAAGCAGGGAATCTTCCAGGTGGTGGTATCAAGAATCTGCATGGCGATTCCTGCCATGG cCATTCCCCCCGTGATCATGGACACTCTGGAGAAGAAAGACTTTCTGAAG CGCCGCCCCTGGCTGGGGGCACCCCTGCAGGTGGGGCTGGTGGGCTTCTG CCTGGTATTTGCCACCCCCCTGTGCTGTGCCCTGTTTCCCCAGAGAAG CTCCATAAATGTGAGCAGGCTGGAGCCGGAGCTGAGAAGTCAGATCCGTGAGCAGAACCCCAGCCTCGAAGTGGTTTACTACAACAAGGGGCTCTGA
- the PDZD7 gene encoding PDZ domain-containing protein 7 isoform X1 — MAHGFPVGLDPLGLGDLSSGSLSSLSSRGHLGSDLGSATRYLLRKQQRLLNGPPRGIRASSPMGRVILINSPIEANSDESDIIHAVRVEKSPAGRLGFSVRGGSEHGLGIFVSKVEEGSSAERAGLCIGDKITEVNGLSLESTTMGSAVKVLTGSSRLHMMVRRMGRVPGIKFSKEKTTWVDVVNRRLVVEKCSSTPSNGSSEDGVRRMVHLYTTSDDFCLGFNIRGGKEFGLGIYVSKVDHGGLAEENGIKVGDQVLAANGVRFDDISHSQAVEVLKGQTHIMLTVKETGRYPAYKEMVSEYCWLDRLSNGVLQQLSPASESSSSVSSYASSAPYSSAEGSGSLPSDRMDVCLGPEDPGRRGPGWDRADTAIQTEPDMGGHVETWCSVRPTVILRDTAIRSDGPPPSRHLDSALSESPKTALLLALSRPRPPITRSQSHLTLWEEKKQRKKEKSGSPGEKGALQRSKTLMNLFFKGGWHGRLAGDGRREAWTLDRGSPAKPHSRLDTEKAGGVGPVQKFVTWRLRRDRERGRTLLSARSGSPSSQLPNVDEQVQAWESRRPLIQDLARRLLTDDEVLAVTRHCSRYVHEGGVEDLVRPLLAILDRPAKLLLLRDIRSVVAPTDLGRFDSMVMPVELEAFEALRSRAVRPPALRPARQDTPPKRHLITPVPDSRGGFYLLPVNGFSEDEGDGERLGGLQVSLSASDPRHPHKGIPPLQDVPVDAFAPRRGACTPPPQPPAVAPRPPRPNWLLTEPLTREDPRQSQSQGLAQSRSRSHSWGRGKSPGRRRSPSPAPIPAPSTANGRYHKPRKARPPLPRPLDGQATKVGGSQRLSEIGTGGTAEQAAMKAPSGELRTVTLSKMKQSLGISISGGIESKVQPMVKIEKIFPGGAAFLSGALQAGFELVAVDGESLEQVTHQRAVDTIRRAYRNKAREPMELVVRVPGPGPLPLPSDSSALTDQHLPADHSPAR, encoded by the exons ATGGCGCACGGTTTCCCAGTGGGCTTGGACCCGCTGGGCCTCGGAGACCTAAGCTCTGGCTCTCTGAGCTCCCTCTCCTCTCGAGGCCACCTGGGCAGCGACTTGGGCTCCGCAACGCGATACCTGCTGAGGAAGCAGCAGCGGCTGCTGAATGGGCCCCCCCGCGGAATCCGAGCCTCATCGCCCATGGGCCGCGTCATCCTCATCAACTCCCCCATAGAAG CCAACAGTGATGAGAGTGACATCATCCATGCAGTCCGGGTAGAGAAGAGTCCCGCAGGGAGGCTGGGTTTCAGTGTGCGAGGCGGCTCCGAGCATGGCCTGGGCATCTTCGTCAGcaaggtggaggaggggagcagtGCAG AGCGGGCTGGCCTGTGCATAGGGGACAAGATCACGGAGGTGAATGGGCTGAGCCTGGAGAGCACCACCATGGGCAGCGCTGTGAAGGTGCTGACAGGCAGCAGCCGGCTCCACATGATGGTGAGGCGCATGGGCCGTGTGCCGGGCATCAAATTCTCCAAGGAGAAGACCACATG GGTGGATGTGGTGAATCGGCGGCTGGTAGTGGAGAAGTGCAGTTCGACACCGTCCAACGGTAGCTCAGAGGATGGCGTGCGGCGCATGGTCCACCTATACACAACCTCCGACGACTTCTGCCTGGGCTTCAACATCCGCGGGGGCAAGGAGTTTGGCCTGGGCATCTATGTGTCCAA AGTGGACCATGGTGGGCTGGCCGAGGAGAATGGCATCAAGGTCGGGGACCAGGTCCTGGCAGCCAACGGTGTCAGGTTCGACGACATCAGCCACAGCCAGGCAGTGGAGGTGCTGAAGGGCCAAACGCACATCATGTTGACCGTCAAG GAGACTGGCCGGTACCCTGCCTACAAAGAGATGGTTTCTGAGTACTGTTGGCTGGACCGAT TGAGCAACGGGGTGCTGCAGCAGCTGTCCCCAGCCTCTGAGAGCAGCTCCAGCGTCTCTTCCTACGCGTCCAGTGCCCCCTACAGCTCGGCTGAGGGCTCGGGCTCCCTGCCCTCAGACCGCATGGATGTCTGCCTAGGGCCTGAGGACCCGGGCAGGCGGGGCCCAGGCTGGGACAGGGCAGACACAGCCATACAGACAGAGCCCGACATGGGGGGCCATGTGGAGACCTGGTGCAGTGTGCGGCCCACCGTCATCCTCAGGGACACAGCCATCCGCTCTGATGGACCCCCGCCCAGCCGCCACCTTGACTCTGCGCTCTCTGAGTCCCCCAAGACTGCTCTGCTGCTGGCCCTCAGCCGACCCCGGCCCCCCATCACACGCTCCCAGAGCCACCTGACTTTGTGGG AGGAGAAGAAGCAGCGGAAGAAGGAGAAGTCGGGGTCCCCTGGGGAGAAGGGGGCCCTGCAGCGCTCCAAGACGCTGATGAACCTCTTCTTCAAGGGAGGGTGGCACGGGCGGCTGGCAGGGGACGGGCGCAGAGAGGCCTGGACTCTGGACAGAGGGAGCCCAGCCAAGCCCCACTCTCGCCTGGACACGGAGAAAG CAGGGGGAGTGGGGCCCGTACAGAAGTTTGTCACCTGGAGACTGAGACGCG ACCGGGAGAGGGGCCGGACCCTGCTCTCTGCCAGGTCTGGGAGCCCCTCCAGCCAGCTGCCCAATGTGGATGAGCAGGTGCAGGCCTGGGAGAGCCGACGGCCCCTTATTCAGGACCTGGCCCGGAGGCTGCTGACTGACGACGAGGTGCTGGCAGTCACCCGCCACTGCTCCCGG TATGTGCACGAGGGCGGTGTGGAGGACCTGGTGAGGCCCCTGCTGGCCATTCTGGACAGGCCTGcgaagctgctgctgctgagggaCATCAG GAGTGTGGTGGCCCCCACGGACCTGGGCCGCTTCGACAGCATGGTGATGCCGGTGGAGCTGGAGGCTTTTGAGGCCCTCAGGAGCCGGGCAG TACGGCCTCCTGCCTTGCGACCAGCCCGGCAGGACACACCGCCCAAGCGTCACCTCATCACCCCTGTGCCTG ACAGCCGTGGAGGCTTCTACCTGCTGCCTGTGAATGGCTTCTCGGAGGATGAAGGCGATGGGGAGCGGCTGGGGGGCCTCCAGGTCTCCCTGAGTGCCTCTGACCCCCGCCACCCTCATAAAGGAATCCCCCCTCTCCAAGACGTGCCAGTAGATGCCTTCGCCCCACGCCGAGGCGCCTGCACACCCCCACCACAGCCACCAGCTGTGGCTCCCCGGCCCCCGAGGCCTAACTGGCTGCTAACAGAACCCCTGACCCGAGAGGACCCTCGTCAGAGCCAgagccagggcctggcccagagccGCAGCCGCAGCCACAGCTGGGGCCGAGGCAAGTCCCCGGGACGCAGGCGTTCCCCATCCCCGGCACCTATCCCTGCCCCCAGCACAGCCAACGGGCGCTACCACAAGCCTCGGAAGGCCAGGCCCCCTCTTCCACGACCTCTGGATGGGCAGGCAACCAAGGTAGGGGGCAGTCAAAGGCTCTCCGAGATTGGAACTGGTGGGACAGCCGAGCAGGCAGCCATGAAGGCCCCTAGTGGGGAGCTGAGGACGGTCACGCTGTCCAAGATGAAGCAGTCCTTGG GCATCAGCATTTCTGGGGGCATTGAGTCCAAGGTGCAACCCATGGTGAAGATAGAAAAGATCTTCCCCGGGGGGGCCGCCTTCCTCAGTGGGGCCCTTCAG gctggctTCGAGCTTGTGGCAGTGGATGGAGAGAGCCTGGAGCAGGTGACCCACCAGCGAGCAGTGGACACCATCCGCCGGGCTTATCGAAACAAAGCTCGGGAACCCATGGAG
- the PDZD7 gene encoding PDZ domain-containing protein 7 isoform X2: MAWASSSARWRRGAVQAEARPPPGDFSKWPTPATASPGAERAGLCIGDKITEVNGLSLESTTMGSAVKVLTGSSRLHMMVRRMGRVPGIKFSKEKTTWVDVVNRRLVVEKCSSTPSNGSSEDGVRRMVHLYTTSDDFCLGFNIRGGKEFGLGIYVSKVDHGGLAEENGIKVGDQVLAANGVRFDDISHSQAVEVLKGQTHIMLTVKETGRYPAYKEMVSEYCWLDRLSNGVLQQLSPASESSSSVSSYASSAPYSSAEGSGSLPSDRMDVCLGPEDPGRRGPGWDRADTAIQTEPDMGGHVETWCSVRPTVILRDTAIRSDGPPPSRHLDSALSESPKTALLLALSRPRPPITRSQSHLTLWEEKKQRKKEKSGSPGEKGALQRSKTLMNLFFKGGWHGRLAGDGRREAWTLDRGSPAKPHSRLDTEKAGGVGPVQKFVTWRLRRDRERGRTLLSARSGSPSSQLPNVDEQVQAWESRRPLIQDLARRLLTDDEVLAVTRHCSRYVHEGGVEDLVRPLLAILDRPAKLLLLRDIRSVVAPTDLGRFDSMVMPVELEAFEALRSRAVRPPALRPARQDTPPKRHLITPVPDSRGGFYLLPVNGFSEDEGDGERLGGLQVSLSASDPRHPHKGIPPLQDVPVDAFAPRRGACTPPPQPPAVAPRPPRPNWLLTEPLTREDPRQSQSQGLAQSRSRSHSWGRGKSPGRRRSPSPAPIPAPSTANGRYHKPRKARPPLPRPLDGQATKVGGSQRLSEIGTGGTAEQAAMKAPSGELRTVTLSKMKQSLGISISGGIESKVQPMVKIEKIFPGGAAFLSGALQAGFELVAVDGESLEQVTHQRAVDTIRRAYRNKAREPMELVVRVPGPGPLPLPSDSSALTDQHLPADHSPAR; this comes from the exons ATGGCCTGGGCATCTTCGTCAGcaaggtggaggaggggagcagtGCAG GCGGAGGCTCGGCCTCCCCCAGGGGACTTCTCCAAGTGGCCCACGCCAGCCACCGCCTCCCCTGGTGCAGAGCGGGCTGGCCTGTGCATAGGGGACAAGATCACGGAGGTGAATGGGCTGAGCCTGGAGAGCACCACCATGGGCAGCGCTGTGAAGGTGCTGACAGGCAGCAGCCGGCTCCACATGATGGTGAGGCGCATGGGCCGTGTGCCGGGCATCAAATTCTCCAAGGAGAAGACCACATG GGTGGATGTGGTGAATCGGCGGCTGGTAGTGGAGAAGTGCAGTTCGACACCGTCCAACGGTAGCTCAGAGGATGGCGTGCGGCGCATGGTCCACCTATACACAACCTCCGACGACTTCTGCCTGGGCTTCAACATCCGCGGGGGCAAGGAGTTTGGCCTGGGCATCTATGTGTCCAA AGTGGACCATGGTGGGCTGGCCGAGGAGAATGGCATCAAGGTCGGGGACCAGGTCCTGGCAGCCAACGGTGTCAGGTTCGACGACATCAGCCACAGCCAGGCAGTGGAGGTGCTGAAGGGCCAAACGCACATCATGTTGACCGTCAAG GAGACTGGCCGGTACCCTGCCTACAAAGAGATGGTTTCTGAGTACTGTTGGCTGGACCGAT TGAGCAACGGGGTGCTGCAGCAGCTGTCCCCAGCCTCTGAGAGCAGCTCCAGCGTCTCTTCCTACGCGTCCAGTGCCCCCTACAGCTCGGCTGAGGGCTCGGGCTCCCTGCCCTCAGACCGCATGGATGTCTGCCTAGGGCCTGAGGACCCGGGCAGGCGGGGCCCAGGCTGGGACAGGGCAGACACAGCCATACAGACAGAGCCCGACATGGGGGGCCATGTGGAGACCTGGTGCAGTGTGCGGCCCACCGTCATCCTCAGGGACACAGCCATCCGCTCTGATGGACCCCCGCCCAGCCGCCACCTTGACTCTGCGCTCTCTGAGTCCCCCAAGACTGCTCTGCTGCTGGCCCTCAGCCGACCCCGGCCCCCCATCACACGCTCCCAGAGCCACCTGACTTTGTGGG AGGAGAAGAAGCAGCGGAAGAAGGAGAAGTCGGGGTCCCCTGGGGAGAAGGGGGCCCTGCAGCGCTCCAAGACGCTGATGAACCTCTTCTTCAAGGGAGGGTGGCACGGGCGGCTGGCAGGGGACGGGCGCAGAGAGGCCTGGACTCTGGACAGAGGGAGCCCAGCCAAGCCCCACTCTCGCCTGGACACGGAGAAAG CAGGGGGAGTGGGGCCCGTACAGAAGTTTGTCACCTGGAGACTGAGACGCG ACCGGGAGAGGGGCCGGACCCTGCTCTCTGCCAGGTCTGGGAGCCCCTCCAGCCAGCTGCCCAATGTGGATGAGCAGGTGCAGGCCTGGGAGAGCCGACGGCCCCTTATTCAGGACCTGGCCCGGAGGCTGCTGACTGACGACGAGGTGCTGGCAGTCACCCGCCACTGCTCCCGG TATGTGCACGAGGGCGGTGTGGAGGACCTGGTGAGGCCCCTGCTGGCCATTCTGGACAGGCCTGcgaagctgctgctgctgagggaCATCAG GAGTGTGGTGGCCCCCACGGACCTGGGCCGCTTCGACAGCATGGTGATGCCGGTGGAGCTGGAGGCTTTTGAGGCCCTCAGGAGCCGGGCAG TACGGCCTCCTGCCTTGCGACCAGCCCGGCAGGACACACCGCCCAAGCGTCACCTCATCACCCCTGTGCCTG ACAGCCGTGGAGGCTTCTACCTGCTGCCTGTGAATGGCTTCTCGGAGGATGAAGGCGATGGGGAGCGGCTGGGGGGCCTCCAGGTCTCCCTGAGTGCCTCTGACCCCCGCCACCCTCATAAAGGAATCCCCCCTCTCCAAGACGTGCCAGTAGATGCCTTCGCCCCACGCCGAGGCGCCTGCACACCCCCACCACAGCCACCAGCTGTGGCTCCCCGGCCCCCGAGGCCTAACTGGCTGCTAACAGAACCCCTGACCCGAGAGGACCCTCGTCAGAGCCAgagccagggcctggcccagagccGCAGCCGCAGCCACAGCTGGGGCCGAGGCAAGTCCCCGGGACGCAGGCGTTCCCCATCCCCGGCACCTATCCCTGCCCCCAGCACAGCCAACGGGCGCTACCACAAGCCTCGGAAGGCCAGGCCCCCTCTTCCACGACCTCTGGATGGGCAGGCAACCAAGGTAGGGGGCAGTCAAAGGCTCTCCGAGATTGGAACTGGTGGGACAGCCGAGCAGGCAGCCATGAAGGCCCCTAGTGGGGAGCTGAGGACGGTCACGCTGTCCAAGATGAAGCAGTCCTTGG GCATCAGCATTTCTGGGGGCATTGAGTCCAAGGTGCAACCCATGGTGAAGATAGAAAAGATCTTCCCCGGGGGGGCCGCCTTCCTCAGTGGGGCCCTTCAG gctggctTCGAGCTTGTGGCAGTGGATGGAGAGAGCCTGGAGCAGGTGACCCACCAGCGAGCAGTGGACACCATCCGCCGGGCTTATCGAAACAAAGCTCGGGAACCCATGGAG